DNA sequence from the Armigeres subalbatus isolate Guangzhou_Male chromosome 1, GZ_Asu_2, whole genome shotgun sequence genome:
aattcaaatccaattcaaattcaatccaaatccaatctgaatccaacccaaatccaatcctaatcaaatccaaatctaattcaaatccaatgcaaatccaattcaaatataatccatttacttacttgatacttgatgggctacagctcttcgatgaacctacgccgaatggagtacacccaggttttttttacacggtttggttttagtcgtttaagaccttcagcgtcaacaaaacaatgagttaaccccacgaaaaaattcacaaaaaatcaaagaaaattcaggtggtatttaaaaagccgtgaaagttcgggttaacCGAAAAATTtgtgaattccaaccgtgtaaaaaaaacctgggtgtatccttctccactggactcctaggccaatcgcttccagtcgccctgaacattgagcgccctctgcggcctcttccgggttctctactaaatattatcttcgcttgacgttcttccggcatacgaacaacgtgtccagcccatcgtagtctgccgtgttgtataagcttaacaatatccatccctttatacacctggaaGGGGGAGATCcgccagcgccggacacctcccaataccggacacttctcaaaACGATACTTGCAGAGGTCCTTCCACCATCTAATGTAGTGCAAAGGATAGCTATTTCAAAGTCCTATACCTGTAGGAAAAATTTGATCTTTAGGTTGAAAGCTTTGCTAGGATTGAAAAGCTAGGATTGAAAAAAATGGtcaaaattttcttgttttaccttactttagaaggtttgaatcaacatcAAATTCGATCGGAAGCATTATAATCATGTAGAGATGGTCAATATCAGCCATATTTTGAATaacgatcatgatttgttagatatgttaTGTAATTGTGGTGCAAAATAAATTTCGTCTATCCGGCAGCTGTCCGGACAATGAGATTCTTATGTAAGCAAATAGTCATTTTTGATCCTGTTTTCTGAAAGCTGAAATTTTGCACCACAATTCATCATTAAAATACATTGTCGCAAAACTTGTTCAAATGCTTATGTATAGTTTGTATgattcatcaatgatcatattttgtgtatatggtatacCAGTTAACATAATCCGTATAGTTAGTGAGattttcgttaaatggcttatgtgtccgccactgggggatctccccctacaactcgtgattcatgcgaagccgccagataccgttctcctgtttaccgcctagtattgtccgcagcaccttacgctcgtgGAAAGATTACTGGTGCgttccatcaaaaaaattgccaAGGAAGTCAAAATTTCTGATAAATCCATGCGAGATCCATCAAAGAAGACTTGCATGTACCTTCCAGAGCTTGAGTGAAAGGCCACTTGATTACTGACCGGGTATAGGAACTACAAGTGACTCGCTCAAAAAGATTGCCTTCTttgttgaagaagaaaaaatataatCCTGTTCTCCGACACGAAACTTGtcgacgagtttgtacaatcccatttaattccaccacttaattgtaccttgacagatacgtatttcgaccccaacagtaaggtcgtcttcagtgtctcgtacttgactcgacttagtcgacgaGAATTACCCGAATTATAAGCTCTGACGATTCGTGCATTTCCAAAGTGATCCCCTAGGTTGCAACGCTCAGGCTCTTTTTGGAATAACCTAACAACGATCACAAAGGAATGGAACCTACAAAAGAAACCTTATTGCGAAGTTTGAATAGGTACTCGGTTCAAACacatttttgatgaaaatgtgtTCACCTTCGCTACAGTTCTAGATCCCCGTTTCAAACTCAGTTTCTTTCCTGAAAGCTATGGTCATGCTCTGATTGATCGTATTGTGGCTGAGGTTTTTGACCACACTGATGATCATCCAACGGCTATTGTGCTTCCGACAACAACGAAAAATGCAGATTCTTCATCTAGGTTCTGGAAAGGTTTGTCAAAGATTGGAGCAAGCCAATCACGAACATATAACTCATCACTTTGCAGCATCAAGAACGAATTGGAGCAGTACTTATCGGTGAATGACATTGAACGGAAACAAAATCCATTTACACTCGCTTGATGgtctacaaaaaaattaaaattttcaaacgtATTCAAAATTGCCAAGCGGTATCTTTCGATCCCGGCTAGTACTATCGTGAGCGAAATTTGTTTCTAAACGGAGGGCTTAATATATGAACAGCATCGAAATCGACTGCTTCCGAAGAATGGAGAAGTGGTCACGTTtatgaaacgaaatgaaaagtaTTTGGAAGCCATATCATGTTTTACTATTCGGCAAACCAAATATTCggcaaaattaaatatttgcttTTATTCAGTCGGCCGAATATTCGGTGCATCTCTAATCTGAACTCTAGACAATaagaaaaatcactctaataaagattttaaaaaagTGTGTCTTGATCTCGTCCATTAACAAAATTAGGGATCCATGTTTAGTGATTGTCCAAATCGAAGGAAATCTTATCGAAATGGAAATTTATTGTAGCTCGTCGGTTTCTGTCATTAGTAAAAGTCGttatttttctaaattcccATGTCCTTTGCGTAAATACAACAAACACTGATAGTGGTCAAtggatcaaaattgaaaattgagggTGAGGCAAATGACTTAGTAAAATTGAATGAAAAAAGTGGAGGGTTGTATTAAATATAcgaccgcaaattgaacgtagaattacgtatagtGCGATAGTGGATGCAAAATTTGATCAACATGTTATGCATGTTCATGCCGGATGGctaatagccgaaatgtaggcaatttactgttaaagtgcaatttcaacattggctggcgaaattaaatttttcaatagttaaatgcattgatcaattgtttacaatagttgtaaAGAATTTTGGAGAGTTTATCGATCGACACATACCAAAATCTCCAGAATCCGTAGTAGAACGGCTGAGTTTTTGGCTcgtacttcctgacctcttttcgtgacggtcccaaatctggaactttggaatgacccccctatcttaccgaaGGACGTGATTCTACGTCAAAACTCGAGAGTTTGCAATTGCTGGTACAcaacaataaaaatgatttttttccttttgctCGGCCGAACATGGTTAAATGTATTCTACCACAatagaagatattttttttgcaaaacctATGATAATGAACAATTTAGTAACTGAGTGCAGCGAAACTGCTGtgaatttgataaaattcaTACCTTGTTTTATAAGTATTTGAGCGAATATTCGAGGATATAAGGCGTAGCTGGTAGTGAAAGAAAAAACACCGAATTTTGAAAAGGCTTATGGCGTGCCTTATAGTagatagaaagaaaaaaaatcagactaTTTTTacaaattagaaaataaaaagtCTTTAACTCAAATcggattattataattattcagATTAAGCCATTTGAGATAATAAATATCAGGATAAAGAATAACTTGATGTCAATCCCtttacattcaattttctttttccactTTAACATGATGTTGGATTACTGTTCGGCTCTGTGAACTGTTTAGAATTTCTTTCCTATCTATTGCAAAGCTATCGAACACTTATGCTAGGATATTATTGTTCACTTAATTTATTACCGAACAAATTACGACGACAACGCTTAACATTTCAAAACGTTTCCTTTCTTTTGAATCAAGAACGAATCGCTAATAATTGCAATAGACTTGCCCTGATTTGACGAGTCCAACCTTCCCCGTTAATATAGATTCCCTAATACACGTGAACCATGCCGTAGAGGAAAGTCCAAAACAGTACATACGTGCAAAGGCCACCAAGGAATCCATTAGTCAGCAGGCTTTTCCGGGTGATGAAATATTTTTGCCAGTTCGATCCAGACTTGAGCAGCAGCATACACCAGAGACCGAGAACGGCCAACACGTAGAACAAGAATCCGATTATTCCGGTTAGACCGAGGACACCTGGATATGCGTGAATTATTAGTTATTGAATTGAATATTACAATACGAAAAGAAATACGATATAAATTATAAATCCTTACCAGCAGTGCTTCCGGACAGAGCAGCCATAGACGTCCGGCAGTACTCCACGGCGGATGCATTGTTTCGAATGGCGGTTTCACTGTAAGCAATCAGCTCTCCCGTTTTCGATTCGCGTGTTTTCACTCGAGACGTAGCCATTTGTTATTTAATTCACTTACCTATGTGGATTTTCTCTAGTTAGTGAAATTATcggaaataaattaatgaaaatgagGAATGTTGTGATTCTGATCTGATAAATCACTCGTCAGTCACGCTCGAAccagccccctgaaacggctgtcatctgcatacaatatgattgaagccgaaaacttggtgctaaacttggtgctagctgtcaagcttcggctttaagcacggaacacagtgacgcatgtgacaatatcgctcgaggagagatttaattcgaataaaaaataaataaacagtatTTTAGGCTCGATTTTAGGctgttgttaaaagaaaaactgTTATTCTGTCAAACACAAATGGTCCAGTttaaagcaaaattttatccaCAATGCTACATCCAGTTCCAGCTGGATCAAATCAAATGTAAAGAAAAAAGGTTCCAATAGTTTTTTTATAAAACACCTGTCGATGACACGTACAATGACTAAGTAGATTAATTTATCTTAAATTCGACGCCCACATTATAATGAGCTCAAGTTTGTAACCAAAGAGTTAATGCGTCAAGATCAAATAGATGAATTGAGTTCGTCAACTGAAACGTATGTGTGCTGTCTCATATCTCATAGTAGCAGtttaataattatcgaatagCCCCgcttgcagagcaagattactttttaaGATTTACGTTTTAATGGTTTTGGGGGGTGCACTAGCCTTTTTTAAGActgggtatttttttaaatcttcgaaCTGGCGCTTTCAAGTTTAGGGTAAATGTTccattttggacccctagaggaagtgctacCCAATATCCGCTTATATCTTCCAAATGAGACGTGCGATACAAGCCAAAATcacataatttaatttttttctcctttatttaagtgattttttaattttaaaattaaggtCACATAATTTGATATATGAAAGTCTTATTCATGAAAAGGAAGTTAGAAATGGGAATCGGATGTTTATAAATCGCTGAGATTTTCAActatctgaaatgaaaatattcttcgttttggacagtgcaacatcttttggacccccaaatgtacacattttggacacccccttTTAGTctgttcaaaaatgaatttttaatatgCACAGGTCATTTGAGCTAAAGtaaagtcttatctttcgattgacATTCATCAATGAGAGAGAAGATTGCAGCGATTTAAATTTGCAATTTCAACATGAACTGATTGTGTTCGTTCTGAGATATTCAATCATGTATGCAATTTGAAGTGTAACGCATTGGAATGCTTGCCTTCTTGATTTCATTGACATTTCATTAACATTTCATCCATATTTCAAAACACATTCGCGGCAACCTTATTTGCATAAAGACCATGCGGGATTCAGCAGCGGCATTCATTTTAGTTCAGATATCAAAAAAAATTCGACAGGaaggtccaaaatatgttgaggtccaaatcaagttggttaccctaattTTTCGGTAAATGAGATGGACTTTGATTCGGATTCTGATAAACTTATTTCTCGAAGGACCTTAGCTCTGTTAGtggaatgtctagaagtaatttgattaaaaacggaaagcagtaccgggttggacttttctcatAGGCTGTGTATCAAGTGTgatataacaaaataaaacttgaaatctaaaaattgcgtttattatgcagtagaaggaaagtctagccccgtactgctaaccgtttttaattaaattgctcctaaaatgtttgagaagagttttaaaaaacttcccgtatgtttccccgtgcaatttttttcaaatattatccttcgacttcttcttcttcatgcaacctttattcgccaataatgataaattcatgaggatgatgatgatcgctgcgatgacaaacgacacaagacaaacgtcaaatagattgcaccttaccagaacatgttaaattgtggcggctatcgaaattaaattttttttttcggtgataatttcggtgataattttgatgataattatattgtggcagctattaccgcacgtaaaatgctggaaaattgacgaaaacagaacaatataaCATAAgtcattgaaattgaaaattttcagggtcgaaaatcattttgcgatacataattgaatacccgcgcgaaatgcatggtacaatatgaacggagctttaaacttcaaaaacagcactagcgccacaccaacaaacggtggcttcaagaactagtgcttgtttcacggggttggCTCGAACCACCCGCAGTCACACAAACGTCAAAATTATCACCACCATACACGGAGCCGCAAATCAACCCagttttaaaattaattcacTCAAATCGTGCGAAGAAACCcaaaacacagacaaacagaaacGCTGGAGAATGTTTTTCataatatcaagctctatctataagagcggagcagaatggatacgtttgcgtgcgttttgacagttttcccatggcaaaactgtcaaaacgcacgcaaacgtatccattctgctcagctctatagaataaaggtagcctcacacctcgggaatttgttccgcggattttttccccatgtatttttacatatgcgatgttttcgggatttgagcaCGGAAAATcgaaatcccggccccatttaaaatgcacggggaccaaaatccggcagaaaattttcccgaggtgtaaggtagccttaaggtcgaatgtcgcaagagaggattcccTTCGTTGACTACCCCTcattttaataaaagtgacaagcagcggatttctttgcggtttatcacctcagcacgGTAGAACACAATGCAAATTGCATTCCgatgtgataaactgcaaagaaatcctctgcttgtcacttttatttaaaagaggggaagtcgacgaagagaattctctcttgcgacattcgcccttttaccagatagagcttgatatattgtattcagttgaaaatcgaactgagctctcgcgaaaATCacggaaagttgaccttaaaattgaataagccaaagaatcgactgagacaataaaacgagatacgcaatttttgacgggaaaggtcaattcacGCTCAATTTGAGCGACTTGTTTAATTCACTTGATTTGTCTATAAAGCTTAGCATTATTGCCCAAAACGAATAGGTTTATTTGACGCTCGAGTTGACGCGGATTTTAGGGTTTATTAGGTTTTTGTGAATTACGTAGATTATTACCGAGTTTTCTGTGACACTGCATGAacgaatctctttctctttaggtGGTATAGTATTTGGGTATTTTTATTATCCGCGTAAAAGCCGACTTCAGTGtacctagagatgtcgtaaaatctcgattaatcgattagtaactaatcgattactctcgattcatcgttgagtagtatTGGCCttgacgaaagcgagaaaacaaaatgggggccggctgatgcttttttatttcataccgcaagggatataggatgtcaattttaaaatgcttattaaagcgttaaaacacattttagcctaaaattgttcacttttttgggttagaaattaaatttatttttatataggtaacacgaaagttgaattattttga
Encoded proteins:
- the LOC134208260 gene encoding ER membrane protein complex subunit 6; this encodes MATSRVKTRESKTGELIAYSETAIRNNASAVEYCRTSMAALSGSTAGVLGLTGIIGFLFYVLAVLGLWCMLLLKSGSNWQKYFITRKSLLTNGFLGGLCTYVLFWTFLYGMVHVY